From the Solanum stenotomum isolate F172 chromosome 4, ASM1918654v1, whole genome shotgun sequence genome, one window contains:
- the LOC125862133 gene encoding uncharacterized protein LOC125862133, with translation MGVKQALRAIDAFPRAEEHLLQKTKFSAFVSIVGLLIMVTLFLHELSYYLNIYTVHQMSVDSRRGENLPIHINMTYPSLPCDVLSVDAIDMSGKHEVDLDTNIWKLRLNSDGHITGTEYLSDLVEKEHEAHKHDAHKEHHEDSDKIHLQGIDEESQNMIKKVKQALADGEGCRVYGILDVQRVAGNFHLSVHGLNIFVAQMIFEKSTHVNVSHIIHELSFGPKYPGIHNPLDGTSRILRGTSGTFKYYIKVVPTEYRYISKEVLPTNQFSVTEYFSPIHDFERTWPAVYFLYDLSPITVTIREERRSFLHFITRLCAVLGGTFALTGMLDGWMYKILESFTKKNSRTIVR, from the exons atgggtGTGAAGCAAGCATTAAGAGCTATTGATGCATTTCCGCGGGCTGAAGAACATTTGTTGCAGAAAACCAAGTTTAGCGCCTTCG TTTCCATTGTGGGGCTGCTAATTATGGTAACATTGTTCTTGCATGAACTGAGTTACTATCTTAATATATATACTGTTCATCAG ATGTCTGTAGACTCGAGACGTGGAGAAAATCTTCCCATTCACATAAATATGACATATCCCTCTCTACCTTGTGATG TTCTTAGTGTGGATGCTATTGATATGTCGGGGAAGCATGAAGTAGATCTTGATACAAACATATGGAAG CTTCGCTTGAACAGTGATGGCCATATCACTGGCACTGAGTATTTGTCAGACCTTGTTGAGAAGGAACATGAAGCTCATAAACATG ATGCACACAAAGAACATCATGAAGATTCAGACAAGATCCATCTACAGGGCATTGATGAAGAGTCTCAAAATATGATCAAGAAGGTTAAGCAAGCATTGGCTGATGGGGAAGGATGCAGG GTGTATGGCATTTTAGATGTCCAGAGGGTTGCTGGGAATTTCCATCTATCCGTTCATGGGTTGAACATTTTTGTTGCTCAAATG ATTTTTGAAAAGTCCACTCATGTCAATGTAAGCCATATCATCCATGAGTTATCATTTGGGCCCAAATATCCAGGTATTCACAACCCGCTAGATGGAACATCACGAATTCTGCGTGGAACAAGTGGCACATTCAAATATTACATTAAG GTTGTTCCAACTGAGTATAGATACATATCAAAAGAAGTTTTACCAACTAATCAATTTTCTGTAACGGAGTACTTTTCTCCCATCCATGATTTTGAACGGACATGGCCAG CTGTATACTTCTTATATGATCTGTCACCAATTACCGTGACCATCAGAGAAGAACGTCGCAGTTTTCTGCACTTCATCACTCGGCTCTGTGCAGTGTTGGGTGGTACATTTGCCTTGACAG GCATGCTAGATGGATGGATGTACAAGATTCTTGAATCTTTTACAAAGAAAAACAGCAGAACTATTGTGCGCTAA
- the LOC125862129 gene encoding acylsugar acyltransferase 3-like: MSASRLVSLSRKIIKPSSPTPLSHRIHKLSLMDQMGTHSYMAALLFYPKQNTTTSMPEPTKISRVLEKSLSKVLTSYYPFAGQVRDNSFVECNDIGADLSIVRIDCPMSSIFDHPRTYIDNLVLPFDPWFPSTDSLVAAKLCHFECGGVALGVCLSHKVSDGCSLGKFLRDWSMVARDSEAKLSPLFNGSSIFKPSNSSSFQVVADPPLYKNESKRFHFSASKLKSLKSLTDSTTQIRPTTVEAITAFLYRCVNTTPSLLIQAVDQRGTSNDALVPADLTGNAILPFVVSATNKEEMNWERVVSELRKGKEKIQDMLKYIESEEYLCSKVSDIARELNERTSNNDIPMYRFSSLRRFPSNDMNFGWGRPRQVDISTFPINMFISMDNQNGDGVEVIVSLEDGELSALERNDEFLQFASPCLGF; the protein is encoded by the coding sequence ATGTCTGCTTCAAGACTTGTTTCACTTTCAAGAAAGATTATTAAACCTTCTTCTCCAACTCCACTTTCACATAGAATTCACAAGCTCTCACTTATGGATCAAATGGGGACTCACTCCTACATGGCAGCTTTGTTATTCTACCCGAAACAGAACACCACGACAAGCATGCCAGAACCAACAAAGATATCCCGAGTTCTTGAAAAATCCCTTTCCAAAGTCCTAACGTCATACTATCCGTTTGCTGGACAAGTAAGAGACAACTCCTTTGTCGAATGTAATGACATAGGAGCCGATCTATCCATAGTCCGAATTGATTGTCCAATGTCTAGTATCTTTGATCACCCTCGTACTTATATCGATAATCTAGTACTTCCTTTTGATCCTTGGTTCCCATCAACGGACAGTTTAGTCGCAGCTAAACTTTGTCATTTTGAATGTGGTGGCGTAGCGCTTGGTGTATGCCTTTCACACAAGGTTAGTGATGGTTGTAGTTTGGGTAAATTCTTAAGGGACTGGTCTATGGTAGCGCGCGATTCAGAAGCAAAACTATCTCCTCTGTTTAATGGATCATCAATATTTAAACCATCAAATTCTTCATCATTTCAAGTAGTTGCTGATCCTCCTTTATACAAAAATGAATCAAAAAGGTTTCATTTTTCAGCCTCCAAGTTAAAATCTCTCAAGTCCTTAACTGATTCCACAACTCAAATCCGTCCTACGACAGTTGAAGCAATCACTGCATTCCTATACAGATGTGTCAATACAACACCATCCTTACTGATACAAGCAGTAGATCAACGCGGAACAAGTAATGATGCACTAGTTCCAGCAGACTTAACCGGGAATGCTATTCTTCCTTTCGTTGTATCAGCAACGAATAAGGAAGAGATGAATTGGGAAAGAGTAGTTAGTGAGCTTAGAAAAGGTAAAGAGAAGATTCAAGATATGCTCAAATACATTGAATCAGAAGAGTATCTATGTTCAAAGGTATCTGATATAGCTAGAGAACTAAACGAACGGACCTCAAACAACGATATTCCTATGTATAGATTTAGTAGTTTAAGGAGATTCCCATCAAATGACATGAATTTTGGATGGGGGAGGCCAAGACAAGTTGATATTTCTACTTTCCCAATCAATATGTTCATCTCGATGGATAACCAAAATGGGGACGGAGTTGAAGTGATCGTAAGCTTGGAAGACGGAGAGTTGTCTGCATTGGAAAGAAATGATGAGTTCCTTCAGTTTGCTTCTCCATGCTTAGGATTCTAA
- the LOC125862121 gene encoding DEAD-box ATP-dependent RNA helicase 53, mitochondrial-like has protein sequence MAFLPCPLRYSKMNSLFLLRKSSSSLTSKRVSINSISHIFSDKFSPRNVLPVPQVHSFTTSLTISAPPMNWVDGKFGYSVKGFHGGGCCLQAATATAMAMVDLEEDCEEGLEISKLGISEEIVSALAQRGITSLFPIQRAVLEPAMQGSDMIGRARTGTGKTLAFGIPIMDKIIRFNRKKGRGRNPLALILAPTRELARQVDKEFYESAPVLDTLCVYGGVPISRQMSTLDRGTDIVVGTPGRIIDLLKRGSLNLSDIQFVVLDEADQMLNVGFAEDVETILENIRQKHQTMMFSATMPSWILKLTKKFLKKPIHVDLVGDSDQKLADGISLYSIACEMRQKPAVLGPLISEHAKGGKCIVFTQTKRDADRLAGAMQRTLRCEALHGDISQSQRERTLSGFRQGQFNVLVATDVAARGLDVPNVDLVIHYELPNNSEIFVHRSGRTGRAGKKGSAILMHSSKQHRDVKGIEHDAGCRFTELPTIKVEAGAAEMYSEMGKDVGSFGSYGGGTMRSRSSDFGGGRSGGYGGGGRSGGYGNKSSKFGREGSPSSVRTGGYGATGSGRSRGGFSGPSSGRSGKFGGGSGDTRGSKRLGGFRNFGDFGSSKSSNRSTNFAEEFGSGRSRRFGDSDYDRNNRSSRFDVFGDDKDSGEW, from the exons ATGGCTTTTCTCCCTTGTCCATTGAGATATAGCAAAATGAACAGTCTTTTTCTACTGAGAAAGTCTTCATCTTCACTAACATCAAAAAGGGTGTCCATTAATTCCATTTCCCATATCTTCAGTGACAAATTTAGTCCCAGAAATGTCCTCCCAGTACCTCAAGTTCACAGCTTTACCACTTCTTTAACCATATCAGCACCACCAATGAACTGGGTTGATGGTAAATTTGGGTATAGTGTTAAGGGGTTTCATGGGGGTGGTTGTTGTTTGCAGGCAGCGACGGCGACGGCAATGGCGATGGTGGATTTAGAAGAGGATTGTGAAGAAGGGCTTGAGATTTCGAAACTTGGGATTTCTGAGGAAATTGTTTCTGCTTTGGCACAAAGGGGAATTACTAGTCTTTTTCCAATTCAG AGAGCTGTCTTGGAACCAGCAATGCAGGGGTCAGACATGATTGGCCGAGCTAGAACTGGAACTGGAAAGACACTAGCTTTTGGCATTCCAATCATGGATAAGATCATTCGCTTCAACAGAAAAAAGGG ACGGGGAAGAAACCCTTTAGCATTGATCTTGGCTCCCACTAGAGAACTTGCACGCCAGGTGGACAAGGAATTTTATGAGTCTGCTCCTGTTTTGGATACGCTGTGTGTTTATGGTGGGGTCCCCATTTCACGCCAAATGAGTACTCTTGACAGGGGAACAGACATTGTTGTTGGGACACCTGGTCGTATCATTGATTTATTGAAGAGAGGGTCATTAAATTTGTCAGATATCCAGTTTGTTGTTCTAGATGAAGCTGATCAGATGCTTAATGTGGGATTCGCAGAGGATGTTGAAACCATTCTAGAAAATATTAGGCAGAAACATCAGACAATGATGTTTTCAGCCACGATGCCAAGTTGGATATTGAAACTTACTAagaagttcttgaagaaaccaatTCACGTTGATCTT GTAGGAGATTCTGACCAGAAATTAGCTGATGGCATTTCTTTGTATTCAATTGCTTGTGAGATGCGTCAGAAACCAGCAGTTCTTGGACCCTTAATATCG GAGCATGCAAAAGGAGGCAAGTGTATTGTCTTCACTCAAACAAAGCGTGATGCTGATAGGCTGGCGGGTGCAATGCAAAGAACTTTGAGGTGTGAAGCTTTGCATGGAGATATCTCACAAAGCCAGAGGGAGAGAACTCTATCTGGTTTCCGACAAGGTCAATTTAATGTATTGGTGGCCACCGATGTTGCTGCCCGAGGACTTGATGTACCTAATGTTGATCTG GTGATACATTACGAACTTCCGAACAATTCAGAGATCTTTGTTCATCGATCTGGTCGAACTGGACGTGCTGGTAAGAAAGGAAGTGCCATTCTCATGCATTCCTCAAAACAGCATAGGGATGTAAAAGGTATTGAACATGATGCCGGATGCAGATTTACTGAG CTCCCAACAATTAAAGTAGAGGCTGGAGCAGCAGAAATGTATAGTGAAATGGGAAAAGATGTTGGCAGCTTTGGCTCTTATGGAGGAGGCACCATGCGTAGTCGATCTAGTGATTTTGGTGGAGGTCGTTCTGGTGGCTATGGAGGTGGAGGTCGTTCTGGTGGCTATGGAAATAAGAGCAGCAAGTTTGGTCGAGAAGGCTCTCCATCTTCTGTTCGAACAGGTGGATACGGCGCAACTGGTTCAGGAAGATCAAGAGGTGGCTTTAGTGGACCTAGCTCGGGTCGCTCAGGAAAGTTTGGTGGTGGTTCAGGAGACACACGAGGCTCAAAACGTTTGGGTGGTTTCCGTAACTTTGGTGATTTTGGAAGCTCCAAAAGTTCAAATCGGTCGACTAATTTTGCAGAAGAGTTTGGTTCAGGCCGTTCTAGAAGATTTGGAGATTCGGATTATGACCGAAACAACCGTTCAAGCCGTTTTGATGTCTTCGGAGATGACAAGGATAGTGGTGAATGGTGA